A single Candidatus Polarisedimenticolaceae bacterium DNA region contains:
- the larB gene encoding nickel pincer cofactor biosynthesis protein LarB: MDRDAIRTLLAGVRARRISVAEAEERLRHFPSTDLGFATIDTHRALRRGLPETVYGQGKSPEQIASIVDRLASAGQTAMVTRAHPDAYAAVRERHPAARYHPEARTIVLGARAKSKARPGVAVLTAGTTDIGVAEEAAITAEAMGERVRRIYDVGVAGLHRLLAHQRVMASSNVLVVVAGMEGALPSVVAGLVDAPVIAVPTSVGYGAGAGGFAALLSMLNACAPGVAVVNIDNGHGAGCLASLINRLAHNRTGRSKKPR; encoded by the coding sequence ATGGATCGTGATGCGATCAGGACGCTGCTTGCCGGCGTGCGCGCGCGCCGGATCTCGGTCGCCGAGGCGGAAGAGCGTCTCCGTCATTTCCCGTCCACCGATCTCGGTTTCGCGACGATCGACACGCATCGCGCTTTGAGACGAGGCCTGCCCGAGACCGTGTACGGCCAGGGCAAGTCCCCCGAGCAGATCGCGTCGATCGTCGACCGCCTCGCCTCGGCAGGGCAGACGGCCATGGTCACCCGCGCTCACCCCGACGCCTACGCGGCGGTTCGCGAGCGCCATCCCGCCGCGCGTTATCACCCGGAAGCCCGGACGATCGTGCTCGGCGCGCGCGCGAAGTCCAAGGCGCGGCCCGGAGTCGCCGTGCTCACCGCGGGCACGACCGACATCGGCGTCGCCGAGGAGGCGGCGATCACCGCGGAGGCGATGGGCGAGCGCGTGAGGCGCATCTACGACGTCGGGGTCGCAGGGCTCCATCGGCTCCTCGCGCATCAACGGGTGATGGCGTCTTCGAACGTGCTCGTCGTCGTCGCTGGGATGGAAGGCGCGCTTCCGTCCGTCGTCGCCGGCCTCGTCGACGCTCCCGTCATCGCCGTGCCGACGAGCGTCGGGTACGGCGCCGGAGCGGGCGGGTTCGCGGCTCTGCTCTCAATGCTCAACGCCTGCGCACCCGGGGTTGCGGTCGTGAACATCGACAATGGCCACGGCGCCGGTTGTCTGGCTTCTCTCATCAATCGGCTCGCCCACAACCGAACTGGAAGGTCGAAGAAGCCCCGATAG
- a CDS encoding PilZ domain-containing protein encodes MSRTIAERRSHARFRHQFEIEGPRDGAGAAARMVASDLSLGGLQCSSSHDYPEMTRLAVRLQLPSGTSAEPVDLEAVVVRRRELPAAAGGGRYELALFFTSMNDDARERLARFLARATTN; translated from the coding sequence GTGAGCCGTACCATCGCCGAACGCCGTTCTCATGCTCGTTTCCGCCATCAATTCGAGATCGAAGGCCCACGGGACGGCGCCGGCGCCGCCGCGCGCATGGTCGCGAGCGATCTATCGCTCGGCGGGCTGCAGTGCTCGTCCAGCCACGACTACCCCGAGATGACACGACTCGCCGTTCGCTTGCAGCTTCCGAGCGGCACGAGCGCGGAGCCGGTCGACCTCGAGGCGGTCGTCGTGCGCCGGCGCGAGCTGCCGGCCGCGGCGGGCGGTGGGCGCTACGAGCTGGCGCTCTTCTTCACCTCGATGAACGACGACGCGCGCGAGCGGTTGGCACGATTCCTCGCCCGCGCCACGACGAACTGA